One part of the Arvicanthis niloticus isolate mArvNil1 chromosome 15, mArvNil1.pat.X, whole genome shotgun sequence genome encodes these proteins:
- the Hnrnpa2b1 gene encoding heterogeneous nuclear ribonucleoproteins A2/B1 isoform X4, with protein sequence MEREKEQFRKLFIGGLSFETTEESLRNYYEQWGKLTDCVVMRDPASKRSRGFGFVTFSSMAEVDAAMAARPHSIDGRVVEPKRAVAREESGKPGAHVTVKKLFVGGIKEDTEEHHLRDYFEEYGKIDTIEIITDRQSGKKRGFGFVTFDDHDPVDKIVLQKYHTINGHNAEVRKALSRQEMQEVQSSRSGRGGNFGFGDSRGGGGNFGPGPGSNFRGGSDGYGSGRGFGDGYNGYGGGPGGNYGSGNYNDFGNYNQQPSNYGPMKSGNFGGSRNMGGPYGGGNYGPGGSGGSGGYGGRSRY encoded by the exons ATGGAG agagaaaaggaacagtTCCGTAAGCTCTTTATTGGTGGCTTAAGCTTTGAAACCACAGAAGAAAGTTTGAGAAACTACTATGAGCAATGGGGAAAGCTCACAGACTGTGTG GTTATGAGGGATCCTGCAAGCAAAAGATCAAGAGGATTTGGCTTTGTAACTTTCTCATCCATGGCCGAGGTTGATGCTGCCATGGCTGCAAGGCCTCATTCCATTGATGGCAGGGTAGTTGAGCCAAAACGTGCTGTAGCAAGAGAG GAGTCTGGAAAACCAGGAGCCCATGTGACTGTGAAAAAACTGTTTGTTGGTGGAATTAAGGAGGATACTGAGGAACACCACCTTAGAGATTACTTTGAAGAATATGGAAAAATTGATACTATTGAAATCATTACCGATAGGCAATCTGGAAAGAAAAGAGGCTTTGGCTTTGTTACTTTTGATGACCATGATCCTGTGGATAAAATTGTCT TGCAAAAATATCACACCATAAATGGTCACAATGCAGAAGTTAGAAAGGCATTGTCTAGACAAGAAATGCAGGAAGTCCAAAGTTCTaggagtggaagaggag GAAACTTTGGCTTTGGGGATTCTCGTGGTGGCGGTGGAAATTTTGGACCAGGACCAGGAAGCAACTTTAGGGGGGGCTCTG ATGGATACGGAAGTGGACGTGGATTTGGGGATGGCTATAATGGGTATGGAGGAGGACCTGGAG GAAATTATGGAAGTGGAAATTACAATGATTTTGGAAATTATAATCAGCAACCTTCTAACTATGGTCCAATGAAGAGTGGGAACTTTGGTGGTAGCAGGAACATGGGAGGACCATATGGTGGAG GGAACTATGGTCctggaggaagtggaggaagtgGGGGCTATGGTGGAAGGAGCCGATATTGA
- the Hnrnpa2b1 gene encoding heterogeneous nuclear ribonucleoproteins A2/B1 isoform X1 has translation MEKTLETVPLERKKREKEQFRKLFIGGLSFETTEESLRNYYEQWGKLTDCVVMRDPASKRSRGFGFVTFSSMAEVDAAMAARPHSIDGRVVEPKRAVAREESGKPGAHVTVKKLFVGGIKEDTEEHHLRDYFEEYGKIDTIEIITDRQSGKKRGFGFVTFDDHDPVDKIVLQKYHTINGHNAEVRKALSRQEMQEVQSSRSGRGGNFGFGDSRGGGGNFGPGPGSNFRGGSDGYGSGRGFGDGYNGYGGGPGGGNFGGSPGYGGGRGGYGGGGPGYGNQGGGYGGGYDNYGGGNYGSGNYNDFGNYNQQPSNYGPMKSGNFGGSRNMGGPYGGGNYGPGGSGGSGGYGGRSRY, from the exons ATGGAG AAAACTTTAGAAACTGTTCCTTTGGAGAGGAAAAAG agagaaaaggaacagtTCCGTAAGCTCTTTATTGGTGGCTTAAGCTTTGAAACCACAGAAGAAAGTTTGAGAAACTACTATGAGCAATGGGGAAAGCTCACAGACTGTGTG GTTATGAGGGATCCTGCAAGCAAAAGATCAAGAGGATTTGGCTTTGTAACTTTCTCATCCATGGCCGAGGTTGATGCTGCCATGGCTGCAAGGCCTCATTCCATTGATGGCAGGGTAGTTGAGCCAAAACGTGCTGTAGCAAGAGAG GAGTCTGGAAAACCAGGAGCCCATGTGACTGTGAAAAAACTGTTTGTTGGTGGAATTAAGGAGGATACTGAGGAACACCACCTTAGAGATTACTTTGAAGAATATGGAAAAATTGATACTATTGAAATCATTACCGATAGGCAATCTGGAAAGAAAAGAGGCTTTGGCTTTGTTACTTTTGATGACCATGATCCTGTGGATAAAATTGTCT TGCAAAAATATCACACCATAAATGGTCACAATGCAGAAGTTAGAAAGGCATTGTCTAGACAAGAAATGCAGGAAGTCCAAAGTTCTaggagtggaagaggag GAAACTTTGGCTTTGGGGATTCTCGTGGTGGCGGTGGAAATTTTGGACCAGGACCAGGAAGCAACTTTAGGGGGGGCTCTG ATGGATACGGAAGTGGACGTGGATTTGGGGATGGCTATAATGGGTATGGAGGAGGACCTGGAG GTGGCAATTTTGGAGGTAGCCCTGGttatggaggaggaagaggaggatatgGTGGTGGAGGACCTGGATATGGCAACCAGGGTGGGGGCTACGGAGGTGGTTATGACAACTATGGAGGAG GAAATTATGGAAGTGGAAATTACAATGATTTTGGAAATTATAATCAGCAACCTTCTAACTATGGTCCAATGAAGAGTGGGAACTTTGGTGGTAGCAGGAACATGGGAGGACCATATGGTGGAG GGAACTATGGTCctggaggaagtggaggaagtgGGGGCTATGGTGGAAGGAGCCGATATTGA
- the Hnrnpa2b1 gene encoding heterogeneous nuclear ribonucleoproteins A2/B1 isoform X2: MEREKEQFRKLFIGGLSFETTEESLRNYYEQWGKLTDCVVMRDPASKRSRGFGFVTFSSMAEVDAAMAARPHSIDGRVVEPKRAVAREESGKPGAHVTVKKLFVGGIKEDTEEHHLRDYFEEYGKIDTIEIITDRQSGKKRGFGFVTFDDHDPVDKIVLQKYHTINGHNAEVRKALSRQEMQEVQSSRSGRGGNFGFGDSRGGGGNFGPGPGSNFRGGSDGYGSGRGFGDGYNGYGGGPGGGNFGGSPGYGGGRGGYGGGGPGYGNQGGGYGGGYDNYGGGNYGSGNYNDFGNYNQQPSNYGPMKSGNFGGSRNMGGPYGGGNYGPGGSGGSGGYGGRSRY, from the exons ATGGAG agagaaaaggaacagtTCCGTAAGCTCTTTATTGGTGGCTTAAGCTTTGAAACCACAGAAGAAAGTTTGAGAAACTACTATGAGCAATGGGGAAAGCTCACAGACTGTGTG GTTATGAGGGATCCTGCAAGCAAAAGATCAAGAGGATTTGGCTTTGTAACTTTCTCATCCATGGCCGAGGTTGATGCTGCCATGGCTGCAAGGCCTCATTCCATTGATGGCAGGGTAGTTGAGCCAAAACGTGCTGTAGCAAGAGAG GAGTCTGGAAAACCAGGAGCCCATGTGACTGTGAAAAAACTGTTTGTTGGTGGAATTAAGGAGGATACTGAGGAACACCACCTTAGAGATTACTTTGAAGAATATGGAAAAATTGATACTATTGAAATCATTACCGATAGGCAATCTGGAAAGAAAAGAGGCTTTGGCTTTGTTACTTTTGATGACCATGATCCTGTGGATAAAATTGTCT TGCAAAAATATCACACCATAAATGGTCACAATGCAGAAGTTAGAAAGGCATTGTCTAGACAAGAAATGCAGGAAGTCCAAAGTTCTaggagtggaagaggag GAAACTTTGGCTTTGGGGATTCTCGTGGTGGCGGTGGAAATTTTGGACCAGGACCAGGAAGCAACTTTAGGGGGGGCTCTG ATGGATACGGAAGTGGACGTGGATTTGGGGATGGCTATAATGGGTATGGAGGAGGACCTGGAG GTGGCAATTTTGGAGGTAGCCCTGGttatggaggaggaagaggaggatatgGTGGTGGAGGACCTGGATATGGCAACCAGGGTGGGGGCTACGGAGGTGGTTATGACAACTATGGAGGAG GAAATTATGGAAGTGGAAATTACAATGATTTTGGAAATTATAATCAGCAACCTTCTAACTATGGTCCAATGAAGAGTGGGAACTTTGGTGGTAGCAGGAACATGGGAGGACCATATGGTGGAG GGAACTATGGTCctggaggaagtggaggaagtgGGGGCTATGGTGGAAGGAGCCGATATTGA
- the Hnrnpa2b1 gene encoding heterogeneous nuclear ribonucleoproteins A2/B1 isoform X3: MEKTLETVPLERKKREKEQFRKLFIGGLSFETTEESLRNYYEQWGKLTDCVVMRDPASKRSRGFGFVTFSSMAEVDAAMAARPHSIDGRVVEPKRAVAREESGKPGAHVTVKKLFVGGIKEDTEEHHLRDYFEEYGKIDTIEIITDRQSGKKRGFGFVTFDDHDPVDKIVLQKYHTINGHNAEVRKALSRQEMQEVQSSRSGRGGNFGFGDSRGGGGNFGPGPGSNFRGGSDGYGSGRGFGDGYNGYGGGPGGNYGSGNYNDFGNYNQQPSNYGPMKSGNFGGSRNMGGPYGGGNYGPGGSGGSGGYGGRSRY; encoded by the exons ATGGAG AAAACTTTAGAAACTGTTCCTTTGGAGAGGAAAAAG agagaaaaggaacagtTCCGTAAGCTCTTTATTGGTGGCTTAAGCTTTGAAACCACAGAAGAAAGTTTGAGAAACTACTATGAGCAATGGGGAAAGCTCACAGACTGTGTG GTTATGAGGGATCCTGCAAGCAAAAGATCAAGAGGATTTGGCTTTGTAACTTTCTCATCCATGGCCGAGGTTGATGCTGCCATGGCTGCAAGGCCTCATTCCATTGATGGCAGGGTAGTTGAGCCAAAACGTGCTGTAGCAAGAGAG GAGTCTGGAAAACCAGGAGCCCATGTGACTGTGAAAAAACTGTTTGTTGGTGGAATTAAGGAGGATACTGAGGAACACCACCTTAGAGATTACTTTGAAGAATATGGAAAAATTGATACTATTGAAATCATTACCGATAGGCAATCTGGAAAGAAAAGAGGCTTTGGCTTTGTTACTTTTGATGACCATGATCCTGTGGATAAAATTGTCT TGCAAAAATATCACACCATAAATGGTCACAATGCAGAAGTTAGAAAGGCATTGTCTAGACAAGAAATGCAGGAAGTCCAAAGTTCTaggagtggaagaggag GAAACTTTGGCTTTGGGGATTCTCGTGGTGGCGGTGGAAATTTTGGACCAGGACCAGGAAGCAACTTTAGGGGGGGCTCTG ATGGATACGGAAGTGGACGTGGATTTGGGGATGGCTATAATGGGTATGGAGGAGGACCTGGAG GAAATTATGGAAGTGGAAATTACAATGATTTTGGAAATTATAATCAGCAACCTTCTAACTATGGTCCAATGAAGAGTGGGAACTTTGGTGGTAGCAGGAACATGGGAGGACCATATGGTGGAG GGAACTATGGTCctggaggaagtggaggaagtgGGGGCTATGGTGGAAGGAGCCGATATTGA